The following are encoded in a window of Paludisphaera rhizosphaerae genomic DNA:
- a CDS encoding DUF488 domain-containing protein, producing the protein MSDASRGFFTIGYGGRPPEEFTGLLRAHGVKLVADVRARPDRASMGAYTKAKTADKGIEKLLADAGIAYQWLPELGNVFLDRDEWTARYTELIDRAGDLLTDRLVELPGPFCLLCAEKRVADCHRRTIADFLVRQGWRVVHIE; encoded by the coding sequence ATGAGTGACGCCTCACGCGGTTTCTTCACCATCGGCTACGGCGGCCGCCCCCCGGAAGAGTTCACGGGCCTGTTGCGAGCCCACGGGGTGAAGCTCGTCGCCGACGTCCGCGCCCGGCCGGATCGAGCCAGCATGGGGGCCTACACGAAGGCGAAGACCGCCGACAAGGGGATCGAGAAACTGCTGGCCGACGCCGGGATCGCTTACCAATGGCTGCCGGAGTTGGGGAACGTCTTCCTCGACCGTGACGAGTGGACGGCCCGCTACACCGAGTTGATCGACCGCGCCGGCGACCTCCTCACCGACCGGCTCGTCGAGCTGCCGGGCCCCTTCTGTTTGCTCTGCGCGGAGAAGCGCGTGGCCGATTGCCACCGCCGGACGATCGCCGACTTCCTGGTCCGGCAAGGCTGGCGGGTCGTGCACATCGAGTAA
- a CDS encoding DUF1501 domain-containing protein — MHTRRTFLKETAAACSVGASAPLFWRRAAGAAEARRDATILVVVELTGGNDGLNTVVPHGDDVYVKSRPTLAVKPDKTLKLDDRVGLNDALKPLHAFWERGDLAVVQQVGYPEPNRSHFESMAIWQGGAPGQPLPTGWLGRAADLRPELKARHVGPPGAPLGVRGVHVVPQSIADPADFHLAPGAMLDASSITEGGPALDAVRARFQGARELLAKLDDLPPASTTAGDDDLPFQGRMETIRRMILADASTRVYYTSLEGFDTHSAQQYTHRRLLQSLGKGIAALLDGLKEHRLDERVAVLVFSEFGRRLKENGNAGTDHGAPGPVLLVGPGVKGGLIGPPPDLSRLDETGDPLFAVDFRDVYSGVLRDWLDVDPTAVVGRRESVPTLFG; from the coding sequence ATGCACACTCGTCGCACGTTCCTGAAAGAGACGGCCGCCGCGTGTTCGGTCGGCGCGTCGGCCCCGTTGTTCTGGCGACGCGCTGCGGGAGCGGCGGAAGCTCGCCGGGATGCCACGATTCTCGTCGTCGTCGAACTGACCGGCGGCAACGACGGCCTCAACACGGTCGTCCCTCACGGCGACGACGTGTACGTCAAGAGCCGGCCGACGCTGGCCGTCAAGCCTGACAAGACGCTGAAGCTCGACGACCGCGTCGGCCTGAACGACGCTCTCAAACCACTGCACGCGTTCTGGGAGCGCGGGGACCTGGCCGTGGTGCAGCAGGTCGGTTACCCGGAGCCGAATCGGTCGCACTTCGAGTCGATGGCGATCTGGCAGGGAGGAGCCCCTGGCCAGCCGCTTCCCACCGGCTGGCTGGGCCGCGCAGCCGACCTTCGCCCCGAGCTGAAGGCGCGGCACGTCGGACCGCCCGGTGCGCCGCTGGGCGTTCGCGGCGTTCATGTCGTCCCGCAGTCGATCGCCGATCCGGCCGACTTCCACCTGGCCCCTGGCGCCATGCTGGACGCTTCCTCGATCACGGAGGGCGGCCCGGCGCTCGATGCCGTCAGGGCTCGGTTCCAGGGGGCCCGGGAACTGCTGGCGAAGCTCGACGACCTTCCCCCCGCCTCGACGACGGCCGGCGACGATGATCTGCCGTTCCAGGGCCGCATGGAAACGATCCGCCGGATGATCCTGGCCGACGCCTCGACGCGGGTTTACTACACGTCGCTGGAGGGCTTCGACACCCACTCCGCCCAGCAGTACACGCACCGACGGCTGCTTCAATCGCTGGGCAAGGGGATCGCCGCCCTGCTCGACGGCTTGAAGGAACATCGGCTGGACGAACGGGTCGCGGTCCTGGTCTTCTCCGAGTTCGGCCGCCGATTGAAGGAGAACGGCAACGCCGGCACCGACCACGGCGCTCCCGGCCCCGTCCTGCTCGTCGGCCCTGGAGTGAAGGGAGGTTTGATCGGCCCGCCTCCGGACCTGAGCCGCCTCGACGAGACGGGCGATCCGCTCTTCGCCGTCGATTTCCGCGACGTCTACTCGGGCGTTCTGCGTGACTGGCTGGACGTCGATCCAACGGCCGTCGTCGGTCGGCGCGAGTCCGTCCCGACGTTGTTCGGCTGA
- the metK gene encoding methionine adenosyltransferase translates to MSQKDRYLFTSESVSMGHPDKMADQISDGILDAILEQDPYARVACESLLTTGLVVLAGEVTTKAMIDYPSVVRQVVRDIGYTSSDQGFDGTTCAVMVALGKQSPDIAMGVNEDAEKGKDVGAGDQGMMFGFACNETPELMPLPIALAHRIINKITEVRQNGTIPWLRPDAKSQVSVEYEGYKPLRVDTVVVSTQHDPGVTHAEICKKIQTEVIDPCIPTELKTGKITYHINPTGNFVIGGPHGDSGVTGRKIIVDTYGGMGRHGGGAFSGKDPTKVDRSAAYMARYVAKNIVAAGLADRCEIQLAYAIGVSEPVSVHVDTFGTGTIPDSKIADLVRKTFSLTPAGIIKHLDLRKPIYRKTASGGHFGRTDVEFSWEKTDKADALRDAAAKLQPVAAGV, encoded by the coding sequence GTGTCACAGAAAGACCGCTATCTGTTCACCAGCGAGTCCGTGTCGATGGGCCATCCCGACAAGATGGCCGACCAGATCTCCGACGGGATCCTCGACGCGATCCTGGAGCAGGACCCGTACGCTCGGGTCGCCTGCGAGTCGCTCCTGACGACCGGCCTGGTGGTTCTGGCGGGGGAGGTCACCACCAAAGCGATGATCGACTACCCGTCGGTCGTGCGCCAGGTCGTCCGTGACATCGGTTACACCTCCAGCGACCAGGGATTCGACGGCACCACCTGCGCGGTCATGGTGGCGCTCGGCAAGCAATCGCCCGACATCGCGATGGGCGTGAACGAGGACGCGGAGAAGGGCAAGGACGTCGGCGCCGGCGACCAGGGCATGATGTTCGGCTTCGCCTGCAACGAGACGCCCGAGCTGATGCCGCTGCCGATCGCGCTGGCCCACCGGATCATCAACAAGATCACCGAGGTTCGCCAGAACGGCACGATCCCCTGGCTGCGTCCCGACGCCAAGAGCCAGGTCTCGGTCGAGTACGAGGGCTACAAGCCCCTGCGGGTCGACACCGTCGTCGTCTCCACCCAGCACGACCCGGGCGTGACCCACGCTGAGATCTGCAAGAAGATCCAGACCGAGGTCATCGACCCCTGCATCCCGACCGAGCTGAAGACCGGCAAGATCACGTACCACATCAACCCGACGGGCAACTTCGTCATCGGCGGCCCGCACGGCGACTCGGGCGTGACCGGCCGTAAGATCATCGTCGACACCTACGGCGGCATGGGCCGTCACGGCGGCGGCGCCTTCAGCGGCAAGGATCCCACAAAGGTCGACCGCTCGGCCGCCTACATGGCCCGCTACGTCGCCAAGAACATCGTCGCCGCCGGCCTGGCCGACCGCTGCGAAATCCAGCTCGCCTACGCCATCGGCGTCTCCGAGCCGGTCAGCGTCCACGTCGACACCTTCGGCACCGGCACGATCCCGGACTCGAAGATCGCCGACCTGGTCCGCAAGACCTTCTCGCTCACCCCGGCGGGCATCATCAAGCACCTCGACCTCCGCAAGCCGATCTACCGCAAGACGGCCAGCGGCGGCCACTTCGGCCGGACCGACGTCGAGTTCTCCTGGGAGAAGACCGATAAGGCCGACGCCCTCCGCGACGCCGCCGCCAAGCTTCAGCCCGTCGCCGCCGGCGTCTGA
- a CDS encoding M56 family metallopeptidase gives MTELEMLRAADSLILTVAWQATMFLALGLAASFALRRRPARAHQALMLAMFGAVAAPLLTEAGRRLGLGMWGEKSVTSVIAAATPAPSIPSHPERRPVPSTSPMPVASSPASSPSRPLNVESPPLSLPPRPFPWRSVLLAAWAAASAVMLVRLAASFASGRRLVRRAEVVVDGAVDEGLAAAAKGLGLGLHASPALARSADVRCPVIWCWGSRPLLLLPMVEAAGEGVDRVAVFRHELAHWRRRDHLSTLAAELLVVLLPWHLLAWAVRAQLGRLAELACDDWVLAGGTSASDYAATLLGLIPQPHSPALAAASGRSGLRHRIVRILSDNLPDPAAGPRWTAAACLAMLLAASLAALAQARPAAKPDEPPQAADPPKEEAPMKTVRGKVLDPDGKPVPGATVMWIGSRKPRLPYVAMPRGDRAAHPRVETIARGQTGADGGFTIDARYRDEDYEKFNGIHIQLVVRHPGTGMLSVALKPREETEGVTLNLPREQVVRGRLLTPGGMPAEGVRVMLQGFHNDNNPVDLRGAFVGNVEKDEDLPDYWPRSVHTDADGRFEMQGVPVGMYVNLEFRHPEFAVDEVTVNTIPERTLSPGIKGFEIEPVEPTFEHVLEPARPVEGRVTDHDTGAPLADVYVEVIPMRRHGGQTFSTRSDADGRYRVSGHTTDGTYFITAFPSARSGYLTLSERREGATAQGKSLKVDLALDKGRLVAGRVVDHDDKTPVAGAAVVYQPEPKNPNNKRDYDLRSPVSVDADGRFRITVLPGKGFLAVEAPKDEYIRTSRRSPMRSVDIHPHGLLEVDIPKEGDVPPVEIELRKGKTLEARVLDPDGRPVDVFTAMFKGIDAKLIDVWNQGRRFSDGLFRIPGADPEKTYRVYLISTARRLATVAELKLDPTGKPLEVRLQPTATVKGKVAGGVGNVQVYPMLLFSPVPKEYKRDELFDGSVASHYSNILGQEDFYFHRDQPQPDGTFAFEALIPGAGVEIAGGSGDREVTMLIWDLKPGEVRDIGTLTLKERER, from the coding sequence ATGACTGAGCTGGAGATGCTTCGGGCGGCCGATTCCCTGATCTTGACGGTCGCCTGGCAGGCGACGATGTTCCTCGCCCTGGGGCTGGCGGCGAGCTTCGCTCTTCGGCGACGCCCGGCGCGGGCCCACCAGGCGCTCATGCTGGCGATGTTCGGGGCCGTCGCCGCCCCGCTGCTCACCGAGGCCGGCCGCCGGCTCGGCCTGGGGATGTGGGGCGAGAAGTCTGTGACGTCGGTCATCGCGGCGGCGACTCCTGCTCCATCCATCCCGTCGCACCCGGAACGAAGGCCGGTTCCCTCCACTTCCCCGATGCCGGTCGCTTCTTCGCCCGCGTCGTCTCCCTCTCGCCCCCTGAATGTCGAGAGCCCTCCCCTTTCTCTGCCCCCCCGGCCCTTCCCGTGGCGGTCGGTCTTGCTGGCGGCCTGGGCCGCGGCGTCGGCCGTGATGCTCGTCAGGCTTGCCGCCTCGTTCGCGAGTGGTCGGCGGCTGGTCCGTCGGGCCGAGGTCGTCGTTGATGGCGCCGTTGACGAGGGACTTGCCGCGGCGGCGAAGGGCCTGGGTCTGGGCCTGCACGCCTCCCCTGCCCTGGCGCGATCGGCCGATGTCCGCTGCCCGGTGATCTGGTGCTGGGGAAGCCGGCCGCTCCTGCTGCTGCCGATGGTTGAGGCGGCCGGCGAGGGCGTGGACCGGGTCGCCGTCTTCCGTCACGAGCTGGCGCACTGGCGGCGTCGCGACCACCTTTCGACGCTCGCGGCCGAGTTGCTCGTGGTCCTGCTCCCCTGGCATCTGCTGGCCTGGGCGGTTCGGGCCCAGCTGGGAAGGCTTGCGGAACTGGCCTGCGACGATTGGGTGCTCGCGGGAGGGACGTCGGCCTCGGACTACGCGGCGACGCTCCTGGGACTGATCCCCCAGCCGCACTCCCCTGCTCTCGCAGCGGCCTCGGGCCGCAGCGGCCTGCGGCATCGGATCGTCCGAATCCTCTCCGACAATCTCCCCGATCCGGCCGCCGGCCCGCGCTGGACGGCCGCCGCCTGCCTGGCGATGCTCCTGGCCGCCTCGCTCGCGGCCCTCGCCCAGGCTCGCCCCGCGGCTAAACCGGACGAACCACCGCAGGCCGCCGACCCGCCGAAGGAGGAGGCTCCGATGAAGACCGTGCGCGGGAAGGTTCTGGACCCGGACGGCAAGCCCGTGCCGGGGGCGACGGTCATGTGGATCGGCAGCCGCAAGCCGAGGCTCCCTTACGTGGCCATGCCCCGTGGCGACCGCGCGGCGCATCCAAGGGTTGAGACGATCGCCCGGGGGCAGACCGGCGCAGACGGCGGCTTCACCATCGACGCCCGATATCGCGATGAGGATTACGAGAAATTCAACGGGATCCACATCCAGCTCGTCGTCCGTCATCCGGGGACCGGCATGCTGAGCGTGGCCTTGAAACCCAGGGAGGAGACGGAAGGCGTGACGCTCAACCTCCCGCGCGAGCAGGTCGTCCGCGGCCGATTGCTGACGCCCGGCGGCATGCCGGCCGAGGGCGTGCGGGTCATGCTTCAGGGCTTCCACAACGACAACAACCCCGTGGATCTTCGCGGGGCCTTCGTCGGCAACGTCGAGAAGGACGAGGACCTGCCCGATTACTGGCCGCGATCCGTTCATACCGACGCCGACGGCCGGTTCGAGATGCAGGGGGTCCCGGTCGGCATGTACGTCAACCTGGAATTCCGCCACCCGGAATTCGCCGTGGACGAGGTCACGGTCAACACAATCCCCGAGCGCACCCTCTCCCCCGGCATCAAGGGGTTCGAGATCGAGCCCGTCGAGCCCACGTTCGAACACGTCCTGGAGCCGGCGCGGCCCGTCGAGGGCCGAGTGACCGATCATGACACCGGCGCCCCGCTGGCCGACGTGTACGTCGAGGTCATCCCCATGCGTCGGCATGGCGGCCAGACGTTCTCGACGCGCAGCGACGCCGACGGCCGCTACCGCGTTTCGGGCCACACAACCGACGGAACCTACTTCATCACGGCCTTCCCCTCGGCGAGGTCCGGCTACCTGACGCTCTCCGAGCGCCGAGAGGGGGCGACGGCGCAAGGGAAGTCGCTGAAGGTTGACCTGGCCCTCGACAAAGGGCGACTCGTGGCCGGCCGGGTGGTCGACCACGACGACAAGACGCCCGTCGCCGGCGCGGCGGTTGTCTACCAGCCTGAGCCCAAGAACCCGAACAACAAACGCGACTACGACCTGAGGAGCCCCGTTTCGGTCGACGCCGACGGCCGGTTCCGTATCACCGTGCTCCCTGGCAAGGGCTTCCTGGCTGTCGAGGCGCCGAAGGACGAGTACATCCGGACGAGCCGACGATCCCCGATGCGATCAGTAGACATCCACCCCCATGGTCTTCTCGAAGTCGACATTCCCAAGGAGGGGGACGTCCCTCCGGTTGAAATCGAGCTTCGCAAGGGGAAGACGCTGGAGGCTCGCGTCCTTGACCCAGACGGCCGGCCGGTCGACGTCTTCACGGCGATGTTCAAGGGGATCGACGCCAAACTGATCGACGTCTGGAACCAGGGCCGGCGCTTCTCGGACGGCCTGTTCCGCATCCCCGGAGCCGATCCTGAGAAGACGTATCGCGTCTACCTCATCTCGACGGCCCGCCGCTTGGCGACCGTCGCGGAGTTGAAGCTGGATCCGACGGGCAAGCCGCTGGAGGTTCGACTCCAGCCGACCGCGACCGTCAAGGGGAAGGTGGCCGGCGGCGTGGGGAACGTTCAGGTCTATCCCATGCTGCTCTTCTCGCCCGTGCCGAAGGAGTACAAGCGGGACGAACTCTTCGACGGTTCTGTCGCCAGCCACTATTCGAACATCCTGGGCCAGGAGGATTTCTACTTCCACCGCGACCAACCCCAGCCGGATGGGACGTTCGCCTTCGAGGCGCTCATCCCCGGAGCCGGCGTCGAGATCGCCGGCGGAAGCGGCGATCGAGAGGTCACCATGCTCATCTGGGATCTGAAGCCGGGCGAGGTCCGCGACATCGGAACCCTCACCCTGAAGGAGCGTGAGCGATGA
- a CDS encoding DUF2784 domain-containing protein, producing the protein MSPAVLANLVALVHFAWVMFLVLGLGAILLGIAFGWRWVRNRWFRSIHLAMIAIVVGESLAGVPCPLTVWEHRFREQAGQTSFEGDFIAHWVHRLIFFQAEPWVFTVVYVAFGAAVAAAWIIAPPRWRPTDA; encoded by the coding sequence ATGAGTCCGGCCGTACTCGCGAACCTCGTGGCGCTGGTCCACTTCGCCTGGGTGATGTTCCTGGTGCTAGGGCTGGGGGCGATCCTGTTGGGGATCGCCTTCGGCTGGCGCTGGGTGCGGAATCGATGGTTCCGATCGATCCACCTGGCGATGATCGCGATCGTCGTCGGCGAGTCGCTGGCGGGCGTGCCGTGCCCGCTGACCGTCTGGGAGCACCGCTTCCGAGAACAGGCCGGCCAGACATCCTTCGAGGGCGACTTCATCGCCCACTGGGTCCATCGGCTGATCTTCTTCCAGGCTGAGCCCTGGGTCTTCACCGTCGTCTACGTCGCCTTCGGCGCTGCGGTTGCGGCGGCGTGGATCATCGCCCCGCCCCGATGGAGGCCGACCGATGCGTAA
- the galK gene encoding galactokinase, translating to MTPVELEAAAARAFEAEFGARAEIAARAPGRVELLGNHTDYNGGLVMAAAVDRYTAVVGRVAPSSREARVYAANFEGSARFPLAEITRGPVGTWPNYVKGVVWAMHEALDAELTQGFEAAVAGEVPLGAGLSSSASLQASVAFFLLQAGIAPGKTVEQYVGDLSDTARMDLAMVLRRSENAFVGVSSGLLDQFSSLFGREDHALFLDCQSLEFARVPLGSPGPAIIVCDSKTSRKLADGMYNRRFAECNTVVDHFKARKGADAVSLLRDVTLEELESEWDALDPVCRKRARHVLTENERVRQGVAALRAGELKTFGKLISASHASSRDDFENSSPALDALVEIAETAPGFLGGKLSGAGWAGCTVNLVEADKADEFAEAVRRGYADRQGVAPDVHICRAAEGASSRSLAD from the coding sequence ATGACCCCCGTCGAACTGGAAGCCGCCGCCGCAAGGGCGTTCGAGGCGGAGTTCGGGGCTCGCGCGGAAATCGCCGCCCGCGCGCCCGGCCGCGTCGAGTTGCTGGGCAACCACACCGACTACAACGGCGGACTCGTGATGGCGGCCGCCGTCGACCGTTATACGGCCGTGGTCGGCCGCGTCGCGCCGTCTTCCCGTGAAGCCCGCGTCTACGCCGCCAACTTCGAGGGCTCCGCCCGTTTCCCGCTCGCGGAGATCACCCGCGGCCCCGTCGGCACCTGGCCGAACTACGTCAAAGGCGTGGTCTGGGCTATGCATGAGGCCCTCGACGCCGAGCTGACCCAGGGCTTCGAAGCGGCCGTCGCCGGCGAGGTCCCCCTGGGCGCAGGGCTTTCCTCGTCCGCCAGCCTCCAGGCTTCGGTCGCCTTCTTCCTGCTCCAGGCCGGGATCGCGCCCGGCAAGACGGTCGAGCAATACGTCGGCGACCTCTCAGACACCGCTCGGATGGACCTGGCCATGGTCCTCCGCCGCTCCGAGAACGCCTTCGTCGGCGTCTCCTCGGGACTTCTCGACCAGTTCTCCAGCCTCTTCGGCCGCGAGGACCACGCCCTGTTTCTCGACTGCCAGTCGCTGGAATTCGCCCGGGTGCCGCTGGGCTCTCCCGGTCCGGCGATCATCGTCTGCGACTCCAAGACCTCGCGCAAACTGGCCGACGGCATGTACAACCGTCGGTTCGCCGAGTGCAACACGGTCGTCGACCACTTCAAGGCCAGGAAGGGCGCCGACGCGGTGAGCCTCCTCCGCGACGTGACCCTGGAAGAGCTTGAGTCCGAGTGGGACGCCCTGGACCCGGTCTGCCGCAAGCGGGCGCGACACGTCCTGACCGAGAACGAGCGCGTCCGCCAGGGAGTCGCCGCGTTGCGCGCCGGCGAACTCAAGACCTTCGGCAAGCTCATCTCGGCCTCGCACGCCTCCAGCCGGGACGACTTCGAGAACAGCTCCCCCGCGCTCGACGCCCTGGTCGAGATCGCCGAAACCGCGCCCGGCTTCCTCGGAGGCAAGCTCTCGGGCGCCGGCTGGGCGGGCTGCACCGTCAACCTGGTCGAAGCGGACAAGGCCGACGAGTTCGCGGAAGCCGTCCGCCGCGGCTACGCCGATCGACAAGGCGTCGCACCTGACGTCCACATCTGTCGCGCCGCCGAAGGTGCGTCGAGTCGGTCGCTCGCCGACTGA
- a CDS encoding DUF1800 domain-containing protein: MTRTSPSLFDDPRAAWEPYNPSSAEPWDAARVAHLRRRAGFGATWGQITRDAAEGFEPSIRRVLDGEARTPDGREAAAFESLVETMRQSFFRRPSMERVSLLWTYRLVFSPHPLAEVMTLAWHSHYASSQDKVGSPEAMLEQNRALRLHWRARMSRLHSAMLSDTAMLAWLDGIGSTKASPNENLGREFLELFALGPGNYTEKDVRETARAFTGWRRTSYQPLKALQDGEDVDHASKTILGETGDWLQDDVVRIVLRQPAAAEHVARRLYRTFVVDAPPSRELIAPLAEAMRVDGDVDVAKGIETILRSRLFHSAECRARMVKSPAMLAVGAVRACEGFHPPVDLAALERWLGRMGQRLFHPPGVAGWPAGPSWLDDATIVARVNFAAWFTGAESGLSGGHFQDLADRHGWKTAEERRDGFSTLLLAAPLGSLAEDDAARIVRLMLSSPEGQLA; encoded by the coding sequence ATGACGCGTACGTCCCCTTCCCTCTTCGACGACCCCCGCGCCGCGTGGGAACCGTACAACCCCTCGTCGGCCGAGCCGTGGGATGCGGCGCGGGTCGCCCACCTGCGCCGGCGGGCGGGTTTCGGGGCGACGTGGGGGCAGATCACGCGGGACGCGGCCGAGGGCTTCGAGCCCTCGATCCGCCGCGTGCTCGACGGCGAGGCCCGCACGCCGGACGGTCGCGAGGCGGCGGCCTTCGAGTCGCTCGTGGAAACGATGCGGCAGTCGTTTTTCCGCAGGCCGTCGATGGAGCGGGTATCGCTCCTGTGGACCTATCGACTGGTCTTCTCGCCCCACCCGCTGGCCGAGGTGATGACGCTGGCCTGGCACTCGCACTACGCGAGCAGCCAGGACAAGGTCGGCTCGCCCGAGGCCATGCTGGAGCAGAACCGAGCCCTCCGCCTGCACTGGCGGGCGCGGATGAGCCGGCTGCACTCGGCGATGCTGTCGGATACGGCGATGCTGGCCTGGCTCGACGGGATCGGCAGCACGAAGGCTTCGCCGAACGAAAACCTGGGCCGTGAGTTCCTGGAACTGTTCGCGCTCGGTCCCGGCAACTACACCGAGAAGGACGTTCGCGAGACCGCCCGCGCCTTCACCGGCTGGCGGCGGACGTCTTACCAGCCGCTGAAGGCCCTCCAGGACGGGGAGGACGTCGACCACGCCTCCAAAACCATCCTGGGCGAGACGGGCGACTGGCTCCAGGACGATGTCGTGCGGATCGTTCTGCGCCAGCCCGCCGCGGCCGAGCACGTCGCACGACGGCTTTATCGCACGTTCGTCGTCGACGCCCCGCCGAGCCGCGAGTTGATCGCCCCGCTCGCCGAGGCGATGCGCGTCGACGGCGACGTGGACGTGGCGAAAGGGATCGAGACAATCCTGCGATCGCGGCTGTTCCACTCGGCCGAGTGCCGGGCGCGGATGGTCAAGAGCCCCGCGATGCTGGCCGTCGGGGCCGTGCGGGCCTGCGAGGGATTCCACCCTCCCGTCGACCTGGCGGCGCTGGAACGATGGCTCGGCCGGATGGGCCAGCGGTTGTTCCACCCGCCGGGGGTCGCCGGATGGCCGGCGGGCCCGTCCTGGCTCGACGACGCCACAATCGTCGCCCGCGTCAACTTCGCCGCGTGGTTCACGGGAGCGGAGTCCGGACTTTCCGGCGGTCATTTCCAGGATCTCGCCGACCGCCACGGCTGGAAGACGGCCGAGGAACGGCGTGACGGCTTCTCCACGTTGCTCCTCGCCGCTCCGCTCGGCTCGCTTGCCGAAGACGACGCGGCGCGGATCGTTCGGCTCATGCTTTCATCACCCGAAGGGCAACTCGCCTGA